From Nitratidesulfovibrio vulgaris str. Hildenborough, a single genomic window includes:
- a CDS encoding M23 family metallopeptidase — translation MAAAKNISALLLSVIVIGLLAVGGYVTFQDMSGPEVTLSPATDRVSPKLDMVLDLKDAKSGIRAVTVTVKKNSNTYVVFEKHFPDVQFHQRVTFNLKDAGLREGAFELEIKASDASLAGFGKGNTTTRRMEMRMDSLPPRISVKTMPPYVRRGGVGTIAYTVSEDVRTSGVKVGDLFFPGFRQPNGDYYCFFAFPHFLTVQQYAPDIMAEDMAGNVTSSRLAFRPIDKQFRHDNIPLSDNFLNSKMPDFQADFPDATSMLDLFLKVNSVMRKSNEEKLLEVGRNTASNMLWKGEFLRLPNSANRAGFADHRSYIYGGRVVDEQTHLGLDLASLAMAPIPAANSGRVVFAGNLGIYGQLVIVDHGLGLMSLYSHMSEIAVNVGTEVKKGDILGRTGTTGMAGGDHLHFGMLVSGVQVQPIEWLDSHWIKDNVIDRLEPKAQ, via the coding sequence ATGGCTGCCGCAAAAAACATCTCCGCTCTACTCCTCTCTGTCATCGTCATCGGCCTGCTTGCCGTCGGCGGATACGTCACATTTCAGGACATGAGCGGGCCTGAAGTCACCCTCTCTCCCGCCACCGACCGGGTGTCACCCAAGCTGGATATGGTGCTCGACCTCAAAGACGCCAAGTCGGGCATCCGGGCAGTGACGGTGACCGTCAAGAAGAACTCCAACACCTATGTCGTCTTCGAGAAACATTTTCCCGATGTGCAGTTCCACCAGCGTGTGACCTTCAACCTGAAGGACGCCGGATTGCGCGAAGGGGCCTTCGAGCTTGAAATCAAGGCATCCGACGCATCGCTTGCGGGGTTCGGCAAGGGTAACACCACCACGCGCCGCATGGAGATGCGCATGGACAGTCTGCCCCCGCGCATTTCCGTGAAGACCATGCCCCCCTATGTACGGCGCGGCGGGGTCGGCACGATCGCCTATACCGTTTCCGAAGATGTGCGCACCAGCGGCGTCAAGGTCGGCGACCTGTTCTTTCCCGGTTTCAGGCAGCCCAACGGGGACTACTACTGCTTCTTCGCCTTCCCGCACTTCCTTACAGTGCAGCAGTATGCCCCCGACATCATGGCCGAGGACATGGCTGGCAACGTGACTTCGAGCCGCCTCGCCTTCCGCCCCATCGACAAGCAGTTCCGGCATGACAACATCCCGCTCTCGGACAACTTCCTGAACAGCAAGATGCCGGACTTCCAGGCAGACTTCCCCGATGCCACGAGCATGCTCGACCTGTTCCTCAAGGTGAACAGCGTGATGCGAAAGTCCAACGAGGAAAAACTCCTTGAAGTCGGTCGCAACACGGCATCCAACATGCTCTGGAAGGGAGAGTTCCTGCGCCTGCCCAATTCGGCCAATCGCGCAGGTTTCGCCGACCACCGCAGCTACATCTATGGTGGACGCGTGGTAGACGAACAGACCCACCTCGGACTCGACCTCGCTTCGCTCGCCATGGCCCCCATCCCTGCCGCCAATTCCGGGCGCGTGGTCTTCGCCGGCAATCTGGGCATCTACGGCCAGCTGGTCATCGTCGACCACGGCCTCGGCCTCATGTCGCTCTACTCGCACATGAGCGAGATTGCCGTGAACGTCGGCACCGAAGTCAAAAAGGGGGACATCCTTGGCCGCACCGGGACGACCGGCATGGCAGGAGGCGACCATCTCCACTTCGGCATGCTGGTTTCGGGAGTGCAGGTGCAGCCCATCGAGTGGCTCGATTCGCACTGGATCAAGGACAATGTCATCGACAGGCTCGAGCCCAAAGCCCAATAG